In Streptomyces seoulensis, the following are encoded in one genomic region:
- a CDS encoding serine hydrolase domain-containing protein produces MEAPLAADRLRRLTHDHSVPGAQLTIHRAGESMSVTTGVTRVGTTRQVTADTAFALGSVTKAFTATVTAQLVAQGDLEWDDPVAEYLAEFDGAEDDRFSAVTLRHLLSHTAGLVADHELDDARESSLARYTASVAATSPLHEPGHFFSYSNTGYNVVGRVIETAGDMKWQAVVENLLLRPLGIDPVFLSGGFAGGLRTLADGHAVRPGRERAAHPVDPYVPAGWAPASGLAGSADDLVALAALHLGTHPGADTLLPATDRAEMAARDPLADAFGMADGWGLGLAHYASPDGTWLGHDGTADGGTAHLRFHPATGTAVALTTNATTGTLLWADLVDTLREHGIPVGDHRPAASTAPAVTTGPDRFTGDYRNGDTRFAVRTRGDGSALRLTDATGLTADLALHGDLTFTARRTDTDTAPYTGRFVTAPATGDVVLMQLGGRSARRTPAA; encoded by the coding sequence GTGGAAGCGCCTCTTGCGGCAGACCGACTGCGCAGGCTCACGCACGACCACTCGGTTCCCGGCGCGCAGCTGACCATCCACCGGGCCGGGGAATCCATGTCCGTGACCACGGGTGTGACGCGCGTCGGAACAACCCGGCAGGTGACGGCGGACACCGCTTTCGCCCTGGGTTCGGTGACCAAGGCATTCACGGCGACCGTCACCGCCCAGCTCGTCGCCCAGGGAGATCTCGAATGGGACGACCCGGTCGCCGAATATCTGGCGGAGTTCGACGGGGCGGAGGACGACAGGTTTTCCGCCGTCACCCTGAGACACCTCCTCAGTCACACCGCCGGACTGGTCGCCGACCATGAACTCGACGACGCACGGGAATCCTCCCTGGCGCGCTACACGGCAAGCGTCGCGGCCACGTCGCCCCTGCACGAACCCGGTCACTTTTTCTCGTATTCGAACACCGGATACAACGTCGTCGGACGTGTCATCGAGACCGCCGGTGACATGAAATGGCAGGCGGTCGTGGAGAATTTACTCTTACGACCGCTCGGCATCGACCCGGTGTTCCTGAGCGGCGGCTTCGCGGGGGGTCTGCGCACCCTCGCCGACGGCCACGCCGTACGGCCCGGCCGTGAGCGCGCCGCGCACCCCGTCGACCCGTACGTACCGGCCGGCTGGGCACCAGCGAGCGGCCTCGCCGGGAGCGCCGACGACCTGGTCGCACTCGCCGCCCTGCACCTGGGCACCCACCCCGGCGCCGACACCCTGCTCCCGGCCACGGACCGTGCCGAGATGGCGGCCCGGGACCCCCTCGCCGACGCCTTCGGGATGGCCGACGGCTGGGGCCTCGGCCTCGCCCACTACGCCTCCCCCGACGGCACGTGGCTCGGCCACGACGGCACCGCCGACGGCGGCACCGCCCATCTGCGCTTCCACCCGGCCACCGGCACCGCCGTCGCGTTGACCACCAACGCGACCACCGGCACCCTGCTGTGGGCCGACCTCGTCGACACGCTGAGGGAACACGGCATACCCGTGGGCGACCATCGCCCCGCGGCCTCCACCGCGCCCGCCGTGACGACGGGACCCGACCGCTTCACCGGTGACTATCGCAACGGCGACACACGCTTCGCCGTCCGCACCCGCGGCGACGGCTCCGCCCTGCGCCTGACCGACGCCACCGGACTCACCGCCGACCTCGCGCTGCACGGCGACCTGACCTTCACCGCCCGGCGCACGGACACCGACACCGCCCCCTACACGGGCCGGTTCGTCACCGCGCCCGCCACCGGCGACGTGGTTCTCATGCAACTCGGCGGACGCTCCGCCCGGCGGACGCCGGCCGCGTAA
- a CDS encoding sensor histidine kinase, giving the protein MAAGLIYLSVGSLVGLLLAPLLAASLALRAVSWLLLVGLPTAVVVAVRGAGAAVRRAVPAARRRTRGTEHALGEVLRQLPVRMAALRDGMSFSLPLLRAVADLERLLAHSVVGDPGDPAHRFTEADREVQRERRSAEAGWDDIGYLGLLLLGTVWLLPLATLAFPVIAFVIALPLGPPEQLAFGPGLMLPVSGAVTRVSVAVASVALFSVLLGVLLWMGKLRARMVRRVLSRIDAAEARLREQAAERQRIAALRVNDADYRRLERDLHDGAQARLAVLLMRLSQAKRRRRNNVEYLTALIDETHQEIGRALDEIRDLVHGIQPPILSDRGLDAAVTALTERFHVPVAVSSTLDRRPDVSVESTAYYIVAECLANTVKHASATRIHVELEERDNQLIVSVTDDGTGGASTTDGTGLRGLEDRAAALNGQLDVTSPPGGPTTVTATLPWSTHSL; this is encoded by the coding sequence GTGGCCGCCGGCCTGATCTACCTCTCCGTGGGCAGTCTGGTCGGTCTGCTGCTGGCCCCCCTCCTGGCGGCCTCGCTGGCCCTGCGCGCCGTCTCGTGGCTCCTGCTCGTCGGCCTTCCGACGGCGGTCGTCGTCGCCGTGCGCGGCGCGGGGGCGGCGGTCCGGCGGGCCGTGCCGGCGGCACGGCGGCGGACGAGGGGCACCGAACACGCCTTGGGCGAGGTGCTGCGGCAGCTTCCGGTCCGGATGGCGGCCCTGCGCGACGGCATGTCGTTCAGCCTGCCGCTGCTGCGGGCCGTCGCCGACCTGGAGCGTCTGCTCGCCCACTCGGTCGTCGGCGACCCCGGTGATCCGGCGCACCGGTTCACGGAGGCGGACCGGGAGGTGCAGCGCGAGCGCCGGTCCGCCGAGGCGGGCTGGGACGACATCGGCTACCTCGGACTGCTGCTGCTCGGCACGGTCTGGCTGCTGCCGCTGGCGACGCTGGCGTTCCCGGTGATCGCGTTCGTCATCGCCCTGCCCCTCGGGCCGCCCGAGCAGCTCGCGTTCGGGCCCGGCCTGATGCTGCCGGTGTCCGGGGCGGTCACGCGCGTGTCGGTCGCCGTCGCGTCCGTGGCGCTCTTCTCGGTGCTGCTGGGCGTGCTGTTGTGGATGGGCAAGCTGCGGGCCCGGATGGTGCGGCGCGTCCTCAGCCGTATCGACGCGGCCGAGGCGCGGCTCCGGGAACAAGCGGCCGAGCGCCAGCGCATCGCGGCCCTCCGGGTCAACGACGCCGATTACCGTCGCCTGGAAAGGGATTTGCACGACGGTGCACAGGCGCGGCTGGCGGTTCTGCTCATGCGCCTTTCGCAGGCGAAACGCCGGCGGCGCAACAACGTGGAGTACCTGACTGCGCTCATCGACGAAACACACCAGGAAATCGGCAGGGCACTCGATGAGATCCGGGACCTGGTCCACGGAATTCAGCCGCCCATTCTGAGCGATCGCGGTCTCGACGCGGCCGTCACCGCGCTGACCGAGCGTTTTCACGTGCCCGTCGCGGTATCCAGCACTCTCGATCGGCGTCCCGATGTGAGCGTGGAGTCCACCGCGTACTACATCGTCGCGGAATGCCTGGCGAACACGGTCAAGCACGCGTCCGCCACCCGTATTCACGTCGAACTGGAGGAGCGCGACAACCAGCTGATCGTCTCGGTGACGGACGACGGCACGGGCGGCGCCTCGACGACCGACGGGACGGGTCTTCGCGGCCTGGAGGACCGGGCCGCCGCCCTCAACGGGCAGTTGGACGTCACGAGTCCCCCTGGTGGGCCGACAACGGTGACCGCCACTCTCCCCTGGTCAACTCACTCCCTCTGA
- a CDS encoding response regulator transcription factor gives MRVAIAEDSALLRAGMARLLADEGIDVVASLSNATGVLEVVRTTRPHVVIMDVRMPPTFTDEGIRAALEIQKLGTDTAVLLLSQYVEPTYAEELVRNAPTGTGYLLKQRVGDFEEFLAALHRVRCGETVLDSDIFKQFVGSPREKRATELLTPRERQVLELMATGLTNSGIVNRLGISERAVEKHVTSILGKLRIPNSGENHRRVLAVLDYLRGLERLKD, from the coding sequence ATGCGCGTCGCGATCGCCGAGGATTCCGCGCTCCTGCGAGCCGGGATGGCGAGACTGCTGGCGGACGAAGGAATCGACGTGGTCGCTTCGCTGAGCAACGCCACGGGGGTGCTGGAAGTCGTCCGGACCACCCGGCCGCACGTCGTCATCATGGATGTCCGCATGCCCCCCACATTCACGGACGAGGGCATACGCGCCGCCCTGGAGATACAGAAACTCGGCACGGACACAGCGGTGTTGCTCCTTTCCCAGTACGTGGAGCCCACCTACGCCGAGGAGCTGGTCCGGAACGCGCCGACGGGGACGGGGTACCTGCTGAAGCAGCGCGTCGGGGACTTCGAGGAATTCCTTGCCGCCCTGCACCGGGTGCGGTGCGGGGAAACCGTCCTCGACTCCGACATCTTCAAGCAGTTCGTCGGAAGTCCACGCGAGAAACGCGCCACCGAGTTACTGACGCCGCGCGAACGCCAGGTGCTCGAACTCATGGCGACGGGGCTGACCAACAGCGGAATCGTGAACCGCCTCGGCATATCCGAACGCGCGGTGGAAAAGCATGTCACCTCGATCCTCGGCAAGTTGCGGATTCCCAACTCGGGTGAGAACCATCGCCGGGTGCTGGCCGTACTGGACTATCTGCGGGGCCTGGAAAGGCTGAAGGACTGA
- a CDS encoding FtsX-like permease family protein, which yields MWRISLYSVRHYWALFAGTFVALALGVALIGTSASALAATWAVPTSPRAGNPSVTLEDGTGAAHTLSSGDLDLGGVQSVLAMAGVVSAFVTVFVITGTCAFGIALRRRDMGLLRMVGAGGPQVRRMVLGESLAVAVPAALAGCTAVVVAAPVAVEALNGTGLSPVDLRQGPLLWPLVFAAAGGLFMAVLGTLAASRRAARVRPTEALHEADLDARTMTAGRAVTGVLMLVTGAVMLALAPGAGTEAATPLALFGTMALAVAATLLGPVYLPPLLRLMALPLRWADPVAGRLAAESVRTSRRRTASLVGPVLAILSVVGAFTTVLSTTGAATEADDRARTVAQLVVEPARGDSLSADDVRALRADPRVAAVSAPAALEVAVAGPDSVWKEQAAVENPAALARTHRISVVDGTLQALRPGTVAVSREFAEWYGHRAGSTVTYGLFGGRPVKARVVAVLDGGSAVPPLLLPGGARDAAADPSRAAVLLDDEATGSARAVAAELTARVGAERIRVVPSAQWFGEAATDQDRLNRLVLGVLTVPASLYALIAVAGTLVMSYSRRGGEIAGMRMLGVSAGQVRRMALWETLSTSALGVLTAAGVVAMGARAYRGALTVFGGEAPLSVEWGMLSALTAACVLAGVVVSLAATGRLLRQSGVTMVASRR from the coding sequence ATGTGGCGGATCTCCCTGTACTCGGTGCGGCATTACTGGGCCCTGTTCGCCGGGACGTTCGTCGCTCTCGCTCTCGGCGTGGCACTGATCGGCACGTCCGCGTCGGCGCTTGCCGCGACCTGGGCGGTGCCGACGTCGCCGCGGGCCGGGAACCCGTCGGTGACGCTCGAGGACGGCACCGGTGCCGCTCACACGCTGTCCAGCGGTGACCTGGATCTCGGTGGGGTGCAGAGCGTGCTGGCGATGGCGGGGGTGGTGTCCGCGTTCGTGACGGTCTTCGTCATCACCGGCACCTGCGCGTTCGGTATCGCCCTGCGCCGCCGGGACATGGGGTTGCTGCGCATGGTGGGCGCGGGCGGGCCGCAGGTGCGCCGGATGGTGCTGGGCGAGTCACTGGCGGTGGCGGTGCCCGCCGCGCTCGCGGGGTGCACGGCCGTCGTCGTGGCCGCGCCGGTCGCCGTGGAGGCGCTCAACGGAACGGGCCTCTCGCCCGTTGATTTGCGGCAGGGACCGTTGCTCTGGCCGCTCGTGTTCGCGGCGGCCGGCGGCCTGTTCATGGCCGTGCTGGGAACGCTGGCCGCCTCGCGGCGGGCCGCCCGGGTCCGCCCGACGGAGGCGCTGCACGAGGCGGACCTGGATGCCCGGACCATGACGGCGGGCCGCGCGGTGACGGGCGTGCTGATGCTGGTGACCGGCGCGGTGATGCTGGCGCTGGCCCCCGGCGCCGGGACGGAGGCGGCGACTCCGCTGGCCTTGTTCGGCACGATGGCGCTGGCGGTCGCCGCCACGTTGCTGGGACCGGTGTATCTGCCGCCGCTGCTGCGGCTGATGGCGCTGCCGCTGCGCTGGGCCGACCCGGTGGCCGGGCGTCTGGCCGCGGAGTCGGTGCGTACGTCGCGGCGGCGTACGGCGTCGCTGGTGGGACCGGTGCTGGCGATCCTCTCGGTGGTCGGCGCCTTCACGACGGTGCTGTCGACCACCGGCGCGGCGACGGAGGCGGACGACCGCGCGCGTACCGTCGCCCAACTCGTCGTGGAGCCCGCCCGGGGCGATTCGCTGAGCGCGGACGACGTGAGGGCGCTTCGTGCCGACCCACGGGTGGCGGCCGTCTCGGCGCCCGCCGCGCTGGAGGTGGCGGTGGCGGGCCCGGACTCGGTGTGGAAGGAGCAGGCGGCGGTCGAGAACCCGGCCGCCCTGGCCCGCACACACCGGATCTCCGTGGTCGACGGAACGCTGCAAGCGCTGCGGCCCGGCACGGTCGCCGTGTCACGGGAGTTCGCCGAGTGGTACGGGCATCGCGCGGGATCGACGGTGACCTACGGGCTGTTCGGCGGCCGGCCGGTCAAGGCCCGCGTGGTGGCGGTGCTGGACGGCGGGTCGGCCGTGCCCCCGCTCCTGCTGCCGGGCGGTGCGCGGGATGCGGCCGCGGACCCGTCGCGTGCCGCCGTGCTGCTCGACGACGAGGCCACGGGCTCGGCGCGGGCGGTGGCCGCCGAACTGACCGCGCGGGTGGGCGCCGAGCGGATCAGGGTGGTGCCGTCGGCCCAGTGGTTCGGCGAGGCCGCGACCGACCAGGACCGGCTCAACCGGCTGGTGCTGGGTGTGCTGACGGTGCCCGCGTCGCTGTACGCGCTGATCGCCGTGGCGGGCACGCTGGTGATGTCGTACAGCCGGCGCGGAGGGGAGATCGCGGGCATGCGGATGCTCGGGGTCAGTGCGGGGCAGGTGCGCCGCATGGCTCTGTGGGAGACGCTGTCGACCTCCGCGCTGGGCGTGCTGACCGCAGCGGGAGTGGTCGCGATGGGGGCACGGGCCTACCGGGGAGCGCTCACGGTGTTCGGCGGCGAGGCGCCGCTGAGCGTCGAGTGGGGGATGCTCTCGGCACTCACGGCGGCGTGCGTGCTCGCGGGCGTGGTGGTGAGTCTGGCCGCGACCGGTCGTTTGCTGCGGCAATCCGGCGTGACGATGGTCGCTTCGCGCCGGTAG
- a CDS encoding ABC transporter ATP-binding protein, whose translation MSLLTDIQLPAVQLAAVSKSYPGAAGSVPVLREVSLGFSQRALTAVMGPSGSGKTTLLNCAAGLDRPDSGKVLLGDTDLAVCDERELTAVRRGRIGFVFQQFNLLPMLTAYENVALPLRLRRRSVKRDRVMEALREVGLADKADRRPAQLSGGQQQRVAIARTLVAEPEIVFADEPTGSLDRHSGRQIMDLLRAVVDRAGRTVVMVAHDPAVAACADRVVFLSDGKVVGRLDHPTADAVAARLSMWER comes from the coding sequence ATGTCCCTGCTCACCGACATCCAACTGCCGGCCGTCCAACTGGCCGCCGTCTCCAAGAGCTACCCGGGTGCCGCAGGCAGCGTGCCGGTGCTGCGCGAGGTCAGTCTCGGCTTTTCGCAACGGGCGCTGACCGCTGTGATGGGGCCGTCCGGGTCCGGCAAGACGACGCTGCTGAACTGCGCGGCCGGTCTGGACCGGCCCGACAGCGGCAAGGTCCTCCTCGGAGACACGGACCTCGCCGTCTGCGACGAGCGGGAGCTCACGGCGGTGCGCCGCGGCCGGATCGGCTTCGTCTTCCAGCAATTCAATCTGCTGCCGATGCTGACCGCGTACGAGAACGTGGCCCTGCCGCTGCGACTGCGGCGCCGGTCGGTGAAGCGGGACCGGGTCATGGAGGCGCTGCGCGAGGTGGGTCTGGCGGACAAGGCCGACCGCCGGCCGGCGCAGTTGTCCGGCGGCCAGCAGCAGCGGGTCGCGATCGCGCGGACGCTGGTGGCCGAGCCGGAGATCGTCTTCGCCGACGAGCCGACCGGTTCCCTGGACCGGCACAGCGGCCGGCAGATCATGGATCTGCTGCGCGCCGTGGTCGACCGGGCGGGGCGCACGGTGGTCATGGTGGCCCACGACCCCGCAGTCGCGGCGTGCGCGGACCGGGTGGTGTTCCTCTCCGACGGCAAGGTCGTGGGGCGGCTCGATCACCCCACGGCGGACGCGGTCGCCGCCCGGCTGAGCATGTGGGAGCGGTGA
- a CDS encoding sensor histidine kinase translates to MTVAVWEALRERPLRFALSTWPLRCWAFLLSGTVVGFFALLLLTVLLFVGVGLSVVGVGLLVLMGVAVLGIPVAALERHRLRLVEPEPLLDPHGSLPGTGAWPWLRTRLRERATWRELGYTLALGVVFTATGIGFAALLGLSVLLTATPVIVWAIAPDTVMLVPGRPISDPVAALPGSAAGLLGLFVSAYVGGLLAGAQVWVAQSLLSARDEDLSTRVIELTRSRVRLVDAFEAERRRIERDLHDGAQQQLVALSMTLGLAELELRGQDSPATPLIARARGEARQALDQLRSLVRGIHPQVLTDHGLPAAVSELALRNPIPVTVEMHLPDRLPSAVETTAYFTVTEALTNASKHSGADQVSVVGRLHDDKLVLLITDNGHGGADPAAGAGLQGLADRVAILKGRLVVTSPVGGPTQLRVEVPCSA, encoded by the coding sequence ATGACCGTCGCCGTCTGGGAGGCCCTGCGAGAACGCCCCCTGCGTTTCGCCCTCTCCACCTGGCCGCTGCGGTGCTGGGCGTTCCTGCTGAGCGGCACGGTCGTGGGCTTCTTCGCCCTGCTCCTTCTGACGGTCCTCCTCTTCGTGGGGGTGGGACTGTCCGTCGTGGGCGTCGGGTTGCTCGTCCTCATGGGAGTCGCCGTGCTCGGCATTCCCGTCGCCGCGCTGGAACGGCACCGGTTACGGCTCGTCGAACCTGAACCGCTCCTCGACCCCCACGGTTCGCTTCCCGGCACGGGCGCCTGGCCCTGGCTGCGCACCCGGCTGCGCGAGCGGGCCACCTGGCGGGAACTGGGATACACCCTCGCCCTGGGCGTTGTCTTCACGGCCACGGGGATCGGCTTCGCCGCCCTGCTGGGCCTGTCGGTGCTGCTGACGGCGACACCGGTCATCGTGTGGGCGATCGCACCCGACACCGTGATGCTGGTGCCCGGCCGGCCCATCTCCGACCCCGTCGCGGCCCTGCCCGGCAGCGCCGCGGGACTGCTCGGACTGTTCGTCTCCGCCTACGTCGGCGGACTTCTCGCCGGCGCGCAGGTGTGGGTCGCCCAGTCCCTGCTGTCGGCGCGGGACGAGGACTTGAGCACTCGGGTCATCGAACTCACCCGTTCCCGCGTTCGGTTGGTCGACGCGTTCGAAGCGGAGCGACGACGCATCGAACGCGATCTGCACGACGGCGCGCAGCAGCAACTCGTGGCGCTCAGCATGACGTTGGGACTGGCGGAACTGGAGCTGCGTGGCCAGGACTCGCCGGCCACCCCCCTCATCGCCCGCGCCCGAGGCGAGGCCCGCCAGGCACTGGACCAGCTGCGTTCCCTGGTGCGGGGCATCCACCCCCAGGTCCTCACCGACCACGGACTGCCGGCCGCCGTGTCCGAACTGGCCCTGCGCAACCCGATCCCGGTGACCGTGGAGATGCACCTGCCGGACCGGTTGCCGTCGGCGGTCGAGACGACGGCCTACTTCACCGTCACCGAGGCGCTGACGAACGCCTCCAAGCACAGCGGCGCCGACCAGGTCAGCGTCGTCGGCCGGCTGCACGACGACAAACTGGTCCTGCTCATCACCGACAACGGGCACGGCGGCGCGGACCCGGCAGCCGGAGCCGGTCTGCAAGGATTGGCGGACCGTGTGGCCATTCTCAAAGGGAGACTCGTCGTGACCAGTCCCGTCGGCGGACCGACCCAACTGCGGGTGGAGGTGCCGTGCTCCGCGTAG
- a CDS encoding LuxR C-terminal-related transcriptional regulator gives MLRVVLAEDAVLLRAGLVELLSRVGHEVTAAVGDAAELARAVDADRPDVVITDVRMPPGFRDEGLKAALELRSRHPGLPVVVLSQYVATAYATQLFSGASSAEGGLGYLLKDRVGEVTDFLDALDRVAGGQTVIDPEVVRVLLQQRTADEPLQRLTPREREVLALMAEGLNNQAIAQRLTITEASVVKHSSNIFMKLDLDPAEGNRRVLAVLAHLRREAPQV, from the coding sequence GTGCTCCGCGTAGTGCTCGCCGAGGACGCCGTCCTGCTGCGTGCCGGTCTGGTGGAGCTGCTGTCCCGAGTCGGACACGAGGTGACCGCCGCCGTGGGGGACGCCGCAGAACTGGCGCGCGCCGTGGACGCCGACCGGCCGGACGTGGTCATCACCGATGTGCGGATGCCGCCCGGCTTCCGCGACGAAGGGCTGAAGGCGGCACTGGAACTGCGCAGCCGGCACCCGGGCCTGCCGGTCGTGGTGCTGTCGCAGTACGTGGCCACGGCCTACGCGACCCAGTTGTTCAGCGGCGCTTCGTCGGCCGAGGGCGGACTCGGTTACCTGCTGAAGGACCGCGTCGGGGAGGTCACCGACTTCCTCGACGCGCTGGACCGCGTGGCCGGCGGGCAGACCGTGATCGACCCGGAGGTGGTCCGGGTGCTGCTCCAGCAACGGACCGCCGACGAACCGCTGCAGCGCCTCACGCCCCGCGAGCGGGAGGTGCTGGCCCTCATGGCGGAGGGGCTCAACAACCAGGCGATCGCGCAGCGGCTCACCATCACGGAGGCGTCGGTGGTCAAGCACTCGAGCAACATCTTCATGAAGCTGGATCTCGACCCGGCCGAGGGCAACCGGCGAGTCCTGGCGGTCCTCGCCCACCTCCGCCGGGAGGCCCCGCAGGTCTGA
- a CDS encoding glycosyltransferase family 4 protein, whose product MGTTLIVTNDFPPRQGGIETFVHAMATRVPGNDVVVYTSGEPGAAAYDATLPFPVVRDPSRMLLPTPRVTRRTLEIARRHGCDRVWFGAAAPLAAMAPALRRGGIRRMVATTHGHEIWWARTPGARRVMRRIGDHVDAVTYLGEYTRRRIAPALGPRAALVRLVPGVDAAAFLPVSGRAREIRERHGIVGRKVVLCVSRLVRRKGQDMLIRALPAIRRAVPEAVLVIVGSGPEEERLRKLARRHADGHVVFVGGLDHEATAPYYAAADVFAMPCRTRKAGLEAEGLGIVFLEAAASGLPVVAGDSGGAPDAVVDGVTGTVVDGADTGAVARAVSGILRTPERAAAMSESGRAWVTSQWSWDASAQRLTRLLSPGADLEAAVSGRGDGEG is encoded by the coding sequence ATGGGCACCACCCTGATCGTCACCAACGACTTCCCGCCCCGCCAAGGCGGCATCGAGACCTTCGTCCACGCCATGGCGACCCGCGTCCCGGGCAACGACGTGGTCGTCTACACGTCCGGCGAGCCGGGTGCCGCCGCGTACGACGCCACTCTGCCGTTCCCGGTTGTCCGGGACCCCAGCCGTATGCTGCTGCCCACCCCCAGGGTGACCCGCCGCACGCTGGAGATCGCCCGGCGGCACGGCTGCGACCGGGTCTGGTTCGGGGCCGCCGCGCCGCTCGCGGCGATGGCGCCGGCACTGCGGCGCGGTGGGATACGGCGGATGGTCGCCACGACGCACGGTCACGAGATCTGGTGGGCGCGCACACCGGGCGCCAGGCGGGTGATGCGGCGCATCGGGGACCACGTGGACGCCGTGACGTACCTCGGCGAGTACACCCGGCGCCGCATCGCGCCGGCGCTGGGGCCGCGGGCCGCACTGGTACGGCTGGTTCCGGGCGTGGACGCGGCGGCGTTCCTGCCCGTCTCCGGCCGGGCCCGGGAGATCCGGGAGCGGCACGGCATCGTGGGCCGCAAGGTCGTTCTGTGCGTCTCCCGGCTGGTCCGGCGCAAGGGCCAGGACATGCTGATACGGGCGCTGCCCGCCATACGGCGGGCCGTGCCGGAGGCGGTGCTGGTGATCGTGGGCAGCGGCCCGGAGGAGGAGCGGCTGCGCAAGCTCGCGCGCCGGCACGCCGACGGACACGTGGTGTTCGTCGGCGGGCTGGACCACGAGGCGACGGCCCCGTACTACGCGGCGGCGGACGTGTTCGCCATGCCGTGCCGGACCCGCAAGGCAGGGCTCGAGGCGGAGGGGCTCGGCATCGTGTTCCTGGAGGCGGCGGCCAGCGGGCTGCCCGTGGTCGCCGGGGACTCGGGGGGCGCGCCGGACGCGGTCGTCGACGGGGTGACGGGCACCGTCGTGGACGGCGCGGACACGGGGGCCGTGGCCCGCGCCGTGTCCGGCATCCTGCGCACCCCCGAGAGGGCCGCGGCGATGAGCGAGTCCGGCCGGGCGTGGGTGACGTCACAGTGGTCCTGGGACGCGTCGGCGCAGCGGCTGACGCGACTGCTCTCCCCGGGCGCCGACCTCGAGGCGGCCGTGTCCGGCCGGGGCGACGGGGAGGGCTGA
- a CDS encoding FkbM family methyltransferase has protein sequence MRARRTAAVAATLRWSAHRFPFVEDEVAGLRAFVPTGSVCVDAGAEYGLYTWVLAALAGPSGRVHSVEPLPGPCRWLRVTARLLGARNVTVHRAALGDRCGRGRLSLPIRRGLPVHGRAYLTDGAHGPGPNAEFRVSRTVPAPVRTLDQLARESGLERLAFVKADVEGTELAVLKGGSATLRRHRPTLLLEIERRHLAKYGVHPADVLRHLRGFGYQAHRRRHGHWVPVAHVTDDCRNYLFTA, from the coding sequence GTGAGGGCCCGTCGCACCGCGGCGGTGGCGGCCACCCTGCGGTGGAGCGCCCACCGGTTCCCGTTCGTCGAGGACGAGGTGGCGGGTCTGCGGGCGTTCGTGCCGACGGGGTCGGTGTGCGTGGACGCGGGAGCCGAGTACGGGCTCTACACCTGGGTGCTGGCAGCTCTGGCCGGGCCGTCCGGCCGGGTGCACAGCGTCGAGCCGCTGCCCGGCCCCTGTCGCTGGCTGCGGGTCACCGCGCGGCTCCTGGGCGCCCGCAACGTGACCGTGCACCGCGCCGCCCTGGGTGACCGGTGCGGGCGCGGCAGGCTCAGCCTGCCCATACGGCGAGGGCTGCCCGTACACGGCCGGGCCTACCTCACCGACGGCGCTCACGGGCCCGGCCCCAATGCCGAGTTCCGCGTCTCCCGCACCGTGCCGGCGCCCGTCCGCACCCTCGATCAACTGGCCCGCGAGAGCGGTCTGGAGCGGCTGGCGTTCGTCAAGGCCGACGTCGAAGGAACCGAACTCGCGGTTCTGAAAGGCGGCTCGGCCACGCTGCGCCGCCACCGGCCCACGCTGCTGCTGGAGATCGAGCGCCGTCACCTGGCGAAGTACGGCGTGCATCCGGCAGACGTCCTGCGGCACTTGCGCGGCTTCGGCTACCAGGCCCATCGCCGGCGGCACGGCCACTGGGTCCCCGTCGCCCACGTCACCGACGACTGCCGCAACTACCTCTTCACCGCCTGA